CCAGATGTTGGTTTTAGAAATGGCAGCGGATAAACCTAACGATATTGTTTATTTAACTTCTTTTATATATTCCGATATCGCAGTTATAACAGCCATTGGTGAGATGCCGGTACATTTAGAATTTTTCCCCGAGCGCGATGAATATATTAGCGAGAAAGTTAATGTTTTAAAAAGCTTAAAACCAAATGGCCTCGCTATTTTAAATTACGACGATCTTTCTGTTCGAGAATTAAGGGATAGAGTGCCAACAGGCCGACAAAGAATATATTATGGTTTCCAAGCTGGAGCAGAAATAGAGCTTTCCGATTTTGTTTATAATCTTCCAACCAAACCAGAAGAAATTAAAGATTCCGGAATGGAATTTAAAATAGAAGATAAAAATATTGGAAAAGTTGAATCTTTTAAAGTTTCGAAAACAATTGGTTTACCAACACTATATGCTGTTTTGGCAGCTACAGCAGTTGGAAGAGCGTTTGATGTAAGTTTAAAAGATATTTCTAAAGCTTTAGAAAAATTTAGCCCACCAGAACATAGGTTAGAAATATTAAAAGGTATCAAGGATACTATTATAATAGATGATTCGTATAACTCTTCGCCGCTAGCTTGCGAAGCAGCTTTAGAGCTTTTATCTAAATTTAAGAAAAATAGAAAAATTACTGTTTTAGGTAGTATGAAAGAATTAGGAATTAATATGGAAGAAGGGCATAGAATGATAGGAAAGAAGGCTGCTAAAATTGCTAAAATTTTATTTTTTGTGGGAGATGAAATGCTTTTTGCGAAAGAAGAAGCCGAGAAACAAAAAAAGAAGTTAGGCGAAAATTTATTTTGGTTTAAGACTTCTAATGAGGCGATCGAAACTGTTAAAAATATTTTACAAAAAGATGACGTTGTGTTGATAAAAGCCTCTCGTTCGGTTAAGATGGAAACGATTGTAGAGGAAGTAAAGGGTTGATTTTTTTGATGGAAACATCATCCCTCGCAGACGACTCGCCTCGCTGAAGCTTTGGCGAAGCGGGTATGGAGCCTCTTTATTAGATAGTTGTTTTCTCCATAATGCTGCTCGGGATAATGTTTACCTTGTTTTGTAGTTTTTGCCGCCATCGTCTAGTGGCCTAGGACATAGCGTTCTCAACGCTGGAACCGGGGTTCGATTCCCCGTGGCGGCGCATTATGAAAGATTCGCGAAAAAATTTAATTTTAGTTTTAATTATTTTTACTCTTGGAACAGTTGTAGGCTGGTTTCTAAGCTATTTTTTTAATAGAAATATTGAGACGAAAGATCCTTCTATAAATAAGATTCATCCTGTATCGGTTGATTATAAATTTATAAATCCTCTGCTTGGTTTCGATATTTCTGATAATCAGGAAGAGTTTGGAAACCTTAAACCATTAAGAGACGAACTTAATAAACTTATAGATAATTAGTTGAGTAACAAGGATGCAGATTCTATCTCTATTTATTTTAGAAATATGGAAAATGGGCAGTGGATAGGAATAAACGAAGACGATGATTATGATTCCGCCAGCTTGTTAAAAGTTCCTTTTATGATGGCATATTTTAAAAAAACCGAAGACGATCCAACAATACTTTCAAAAAAGATTTATTATGCAGGAGATAGTATAAGTAAAGATGCTAATTCAGCACAAGTTCCAACTCTTATACCTAATACTTATTATAGTGTGGAAGATTTAATAAGAAATATGATAGTTGATTCGGATAATTTTTCGAAAAAGCTTTTGCTTGAAAATATAGATTTAAATTATGTTAATAGTGTTTTTAACGAGCTTGATTTTCCATTGTTAAGCAATGAAGGCTATAAGGTTTCTTCTAAAAAATATTCTTTATTTTTTAGAACGTTATATAATGCCACATTTTTAAATAGAGAAATGTCGGAGGAGGCTTTAAACTTACTGGCTCAGGCTGAGTTTAAATATGGTTTGCGCGGTGGTGTACCCTTAGAAGTGCCTATTGCACACAAATTTGGTGATTATGCTTTGTATCAAAATAAAAAAATAAGCCAGATGGAACTCCATGATTGTGGTGTGGTTTATTATCCCAATCATCCATATTTTTTATGTGTTATGACCAGAGGAAAAAGTTTGCAAGCACTCACAGAAATAATTAAAGAAATTTCTGGTTTAGTATATAATAAGTCCTCTGACGGTTTGCTTAATAACTAATAAATTCGATCATTTTCTAATTATAATAGCAGGTGTGTAAAACACCTGCTATTTTGATATTTTGCCGTGCCCCGTAGTAACTTGAGCTGAAGGTTTTTAATATCAAACCAAATTTGGTAGTATATTTTTAATAAATAGTTTAGTGGGTATTTTTAGTGTAAAAACAGTCCAAATTTAAAAACCTTGGTTTGATTACAGCTCAACTACTACGGGGCGTGTTAATATCTTAGTAAATGCCACCACATAATAAAAACAAGAAGCAAAACTTAATACCAGAGATTCCTTGGCATAGCTTCCCCTTGGGCGATGTTTTTTTGCGCCTAAATTCTAAAAGAGATGGTTTAACAACAACGGAAGCCGAAAAAAGATTACAGCAATTTGGCCATAACGAATTTAGTTCAAAAATTGTAAAAACATTTTGGCATATTCTGTTTTCTCAATTTCTAAACCCATTAATAATAATTCTTATATTAAGTGGTGGTGTAACTTTTTATTTTGATTATAAAAAAGATTCCATTGTTATTTTTGGTGCAGTAATTATAAATAGTCTAGTAGGGTTTTTTCAGGAATATAGTGCTAAAAAATCTTTAGAAAGTTTAAAAAAATTAGAAGTGCAGAATTCTTTGGTTTTACGTGATGGCAAGTTTATCTTTTTATCTTCTTCTAAAATTGTTCCCGGAGACATAATTATGGTAAGAGCCGGCGATAGAATTCCAGCAGATGCCCGAATTATTAATAGTTTTAATGCCAAGACCAGCGAAAGCCTGTTAACAGGCGAAGCTAAGGATGTTTTAAAATCTGCTGGCACGCTGGCTTCTAGCGCAGTTGTTTTTGAAAGAACTAATGTTATTTTTGGCGGTACAATTTTAGCTGAAGGCTCTTTGGAAGCCATTGTTTTTGGCACGGGTGATAATTCGGAAGTTGGGCAAATAGGTAAATTACTAAAAAATATTAAAATTACCAAAACCCCATTCGAAAAAAAAATATATAAGCTTAGCCAGTTTATAGGCCTAGGGGTTTTGCTTATAAGCGTGCTTATATTCATTTTCGCTATTTTCTTGGGTCGAGACATTAAAGAAATGTTTTTAATAGCTGTGGCCATAGCGGTGGCCGCGGTGCCAGAAAGTTTACCGGTGGCGGTTACTGTTATTCTAGCTATTGGCACTAGGCGGATACTAAAAGATAAGGGTTTAATTAAAAAGATGGTTGCGGTAGAAACCTTGGGTAATACGTCTGTTATTTTGACCGATAAAACAGGAACTTTAACCCATGGAGATTTGCGGGTGAGCAAAGTATTAACCCCAGAAAAAAGAGGCGGAATATTAGAAATGGATGCTACGCCAGAATATTTGCCCAACAGGATTCTGGCTTTATCGTATGGGTTATTAGCTTCGGAAGCGGTTATAGAAAATTTAGAAGAAGAATTTATTAAATGGAAAATAAAGGGCAGTGCGGTGGCTAAGGCTTTGGTGGAGGCGGCTTATAAGGCGGGCTTAGATTTTAAAAAATTAAATAAAAATTTTAAAAAATTAGGCGAAATAAATTTTAATAGCCAAAGAAAATTTAGTGTTTCATTTAGAGAAAACGAAAACGGCGAAGTTTGGGCTATTAGCGTGGGGGCAGCCGATATTTTGTTAAGCCAGATAAAAAGAATTCAAGTTTTAAATAGGTATGAAAGTATTAGTTCTTTTGAAATTTCTACCATAAAAGATGCTATAGATGCCATGGCCAGAAACGGTTTTAGCGTTTTGGCGATATGTTCAAAAAAGATTGAGGATAAAAATTTATTACAAAATAAAAACATTGATAATCTTTTAAAAGATGTTATGCGCGAGCTTAATTTAGTTGGCCTTTTGGGTTTAAAGGATTCTATAAGGCCTGATGTTAAAGATTTTATTGCTTTAAGCCACAATGCTGGCATAAGAACGGTTATGGTTACAGGGGATCATACGGCAACAGCTCGGTTGGTTGCAAAAGAAGTTGGGTTTTTCTCTAAAGAAAGAAAAGTACCCGAAGTTTTAGAGGGCAAGGATATTAATTTAATTAGCGATAAAGATTTTTATCATAGGGTGAAAGACATAGATATTTTTAGTAGAGTGACGCCAGAACAAAAATTAAAAATAGTAGAGGCATGGCAAAGCCATGGTGGAGTTGTAACTGCTATTGGAGATGGTATAAACGATGCCCCACTGCTCTTAAAAGCGAATGTAGGTGTTTCTTTGGCTAGTGGAACGGATTTAGCGCGAGAAGCTTCTGGTATGGTGCTTTTAGAGAATAATTTTTCTGTATTAATAAAAGCTATTAAAGAAGGTAGGGTTATTTTAGAAAATATTAAAAAAGTAACAGCTTATCTACTAAGTACTAGCTTAATAGAGATATTTTTAGTTTCCATATCTTTAGTTTTAAAGTTACCCTTGCCAATAACCGCTATCCAAATTTTATGGGTCAATTTAGTTAGCGAAGTTTTGCCAGCCATCGCACTTTCTTTTGAAGGCGCCGAAAAAGACATAATGAATTTAAAGCCACAGAGTATTAAAAAACCAATTTTAGATAATCTTGCAAGATTTTTAATTTTTGTAATTGGTATTGCAGGTGCTGGAATGTTATTTGGTATGTTTTTATTCTTTGGATCTTCTTTTGAAAGTTATGCTTATGCCCAGAGTATTGTTTTTGCAGGTTTAGGTGTGATTTCTGTTTTTTCGGCGTTATCCTTAAGAAGCTTAAGAAGGCCAATTTGGGAAGTTTCGTTTTTTAGTAATAAGTATTTGTTAGCTTCTTTGGGGTTAAGTTTATTGTTTTTAGCTGGAGCTATTTATTTACCCTTTCTTAATAGTATTCTTAACTTGCAGCCAATTGGTTTTTTAGAGTGGGTGGTTATTTTTTCTGCAGCAGCAATTAATATAATTTTAGTTGAAATTTCTAAATGGATATTTAATAAAAAACGTGGCAATATAATATAAGTATTATGCCCAGTAGAACAACT
The nucleotide sequence above comes from bacterium. Encoded proteins:
- a CDS encoding Mur ligase family protein — its product is MMRKIIQYILKYLSMAILAKYKPKVVVITGSVGKSSAKEAIKTVLEYSFPKKVRANEKNLNTEIGVPLTIIGGIDAKNNVILWFKNFYKALKLIFSNAKYPQMLVLEMAADKPNDIVYLTSFIYSDIAVITAIGEMPVHLEFFPERDEYISEKVNVLKSLKPNGLAILNYDDLSVRELRDRVPTGRQRIYYGFQAGAEIELSDFVYNLPTKPEEIKDSGMEFKIEDKNIGKVESFKVSKTIGLPTLYAVLAATAVGRAFDVSLKDISKALEKFSPPEHRLEILKGIKDTIIIDDSYNSSPLACEAALELLSKFKKNRKITVLGSMKELGINMEEGHRMIGKKAAKIAKILFFVGDEMLFAKEEAEKQKKKLGENLFWFKTSNEAIETVKNILQKDDVVLIKASRSVKMETIVEEVKG
- a CDS encoding serine hydrolase, whose amino-acid sequence is MENGQWIGINEDDDYDSASLLKVPFMMAYFKKTEDDPTILSKKIYYAGDSISKDANSAQVPTLIPNTYYSVEDLIRNMIVDSDNFSKKLLLENIDLNYVNSVFNELDFPLLSNEGYKVSSKKYSLFFRTLYNATFLNREMSEEALNLLAQAEFKYGLRGGVPLEVPIAHKFGDYALYQNKKISQMELHDCGVVYYPNHPYFLCVMTRGKSLQALTEIIKEISGLVYNKSSDGLLNN
- a CDS encoding cation-transporting P-type ATPase, whose amino-acid sequence is MPPHNKNKKQNLIPEIPWHSFPLGDVFLRLNSKRDGLTTTEAEKRLQQFGHNEFSSKIVKTFWHILFSQFLNPLIIILILSGGVTFYFDYKKDSIVIFGAVIINSLVGFFQEYSAKKSLESLKKLEVQNSLVLRDGKFIFLSSSKIVPGDIIMVRAGDRIPADARIINSFNAKTSESLLTGEAKDVLKSAGTLASSAVVFERTNVIFGGTILAEGSLEAIVFGTGDNSEVGQIGKLLKNIKITKTPFEKKIYKLSQFIGLGVLLISVLIFIFAIFLGRDIKEMFLIAVAIAVAAVPESLPVAVTVILAIGTRRILKDKGLIKKMVAVETLGNTSVILTDKTGTLTHGDLRVSKVLTPEKRGGILEMDATPEYLPNRILALSYGLLASEAVIENLEEEFIKWKIKGSAVAKALVEAAYKAGLDFKKLNKNFKKLGEINFNSQRKFSVSFRENENGEVWAISVGAADILLSQIKRIQVLNRYESISSFEISTIKDAIDAMARNGFSVLAICSKKIEDKNLLQNKNIDNLLKDVMRELNLVGLLGLKDSIRPDVKDFIALSHNAGIRTVMVTGDHTATARLVAKEVGFFSKERKVPEVLEGKDINLISDKDFYHRVKDIDIFSRVTPEQKLKIVEAWQSHGGVVTAIGDGINDAPLLLKANVGVSLASGTDLAREASGMVLLENNFSVLIKAIKEGRVILENIKKVTAYLLSTSLIEIFLVSISLVLKLPLPITAIQILWVNLVSEVLPAIALSFEGAEKDIMNLKPQSIKKPILDNLARFLIFVIGIAGAGMLFGMFLFFGSSFESYAYAQSIVFAGLGVISVFSALSLRSLRRPIWEVSFFSNKYLLASLGLSLLFLAGAIYLPFLNSILNLQPIGFLEWVVIFSAAAINIILVEISKWIFNKKRGNII